ATGTTTATGTCCACCGCTCTCGCTTATCGAGAGGCCGCCCGTGTTAAGGTTGCTCAGAGGTAGCGCTTTCACCTCGTGCTTGTGCTCCGGGAGATTCGCCGAAGTCAGTGTCACACTCTGGCTATCCGCGCCGAGCGCTGTAGTAAAATCCGAGCTCTCCGCGCCGCGCAGAAATTTATCGGTCAGATCCGGCACATTATTCGGATCAGCGACGTGATTGGCGGCATTGCAGACTTTCCAGATATTTTTGAATTCCGCGGTAGTCGCGCCCCACGCTGTGGAACTAAAAGTCAGTATCGTGCCTTTCGGGAAAAAAGTTAGATTATTAATGTCGCTGGCCAGCATTGGCTGGCCTGTCGCTATAGTCATAAAAATACCCCCTTCTTTTTGATAACTGGCAACTGCCAGCTATCAAGGATTATTATACATTATGATTGCTATATGTCAATTGCCAGATATGCCGATCTGAAATATACGCCAAAAGACCTCGGCGCGCGGATTACCCAGTTGAGGAAAAAGAAACGTCTGAGCATGTACGCGCTGGCCATGAACGCCGGCCTGGACGACACAATAATCCTGCGTTCGGAAAACGCCAAACGCGAACCCACGATCGGCACCATGCTCAAAATTATCGACGGATTGGAGATCAGTCCGGCTGAATTTTTTAAGCCTTTTACGGAATGTTAAAAAGCCAAAAGATTAAAGCTCGTTGGGGCGCCGTTTGACAAATATCAAAATAATGCTATTATTTGCCTATAAAAACGATAGGAGAAAAACATGCCAGTCATTAGAAAAAGCGCGGATTTGCGGAATAAATACAGCGAGATCTCGGATTTTTGCCATAAATATAAAGAGCCGGTTTTCATCACGCGCAATGGCGACGGCGATCTGGCGGTGATGAGTCTGGAGACTTATGAGGCTATGTCCGGCCGGCGGGAGTTATATGCTTTAATAAATGAAGGGCTAGAGCAAGTCAGACAGGGAAAAACTAAACCGGCCAAAGAGGCGCTGGCTGCTCTGCGAAAAAAATTAAGGATATAAGACAAGATGTATATTGTTTATATCACAGATTTAGCCGAGCAAGAGTTAGCGAGAACGCTAGCAAGATTTATTTACAGCCGGCGGGATTGGCGTAAATTATTAAAACAATAACTCAGGCAGAGATTTCCTCAAGCCACTTTGATAATATATATGACGGTGTAGTAACTCGGCACGGCGCTGAACGCTGTGCCGGAGCCGGCGCTGTCTGTCGTGCCGCCGATACTGCCGCCGGTAATGCTGCCCAAAATAGCATGTTTGTGCGCGCCATTGCTCGTCGCTTTGCTGGTAGAAGAGAAATCGTGACTATGGTCACCGCTGGTCTTAAATGTAATTCCAGCGGATTTGGTCTCTGAAGCTACAGTTGACTTAGTACTCCAATAAACATCTCCATAATCCCAGGCGGCCGTAGGGTTAGTGGCGTTATTGGTTGAGCCATGTCTGCCGGATGTTGATACATTGTGAGAGTGGCCGGGATCTAAAAAACTGTGATCGTGATTTCCTTCCGCGGTTGTACCGCCGGATAAAGTATGCTCATGCGCGCCATCAGAATCAACTTTTAGGCCGGACGTATCCAGTCCACTGAGAGACAAACCTTTAGCCCCGTGACTATGCGAAGGAAGATTGGCGGTGGTCAGGGTCACGCTGTCCGCGCCGCGCGCGGTAGTAAAATCTGAGCTCTCCGCGCCGCGCAGAAATTTATCGGTCAGATCCGGCACATTTGGGTCAACGCCGTGATTGGCTTTGTTGCAGACCTTCCAGATATTTTTAAATTCCGCGCTGGTTGCGCTCCACGCCGTGGAGCTGAAGGTCAGTAGCGTGCCTTTCGGAAAAAAAGTCAGATTGAGAATATCGTCCGCGTACATTTTTTGGCCTGTGGCTATAGTCATAAAAATACCCCCTGTCTTTTTTATACCAAACAGGTAAAAAATTTATTACGCTGTTTGACATTTATTTACATTTTAACAGATAAGTTAAAGTTGTCAATTGGTGTAAGAAAGGACTATGCCAAATGGATAAAGAGTTTACCAATGCGGAGTTAAAGAGATTATTAAGCAAAAAACTGGAAACACTGCGCAGGCAAAGCGGACAGACTATCGAAACCACCGCGGACAGTCTGGATCTGGCGATCAGCGAATATTTCCGTTTTCTCAAAGGTCAGCGTTTGCCGCATCTGCTCACGCTGCTGCGTCTCAGCAAAAAATACGGCGTGACGCTTGACTGGTGGTTTGGCGGCCTGAATGATCTGCCCGGCACGAGACAGGGGTTTAGGCAGAAAAGTTTTGAGCTGCAAGGCTTGAGCCTGCTCAAAAAAGTTGAACCGCGGCTGCATCGGGCGGTGCTGGCGGCGCTCAAAGCTTTTGTTCAGAATATTAGTCCGGCCAGATAACCGCGGCGGGTTTTATCCCTAAAGTTATTATAAAACCAAAGCCGTTTGTAGTATAATCCTGTTTTATGAAACGGATTTATCTGGACAACAACGCCACGACGATGGTTTCACCAGCGGCGGCGCGGGAAATGGAAAAATTCAACACCACGCATTACGGCAACCCGTCATCGCTGCACGAGTTTGGCCTGGACACCCGGCCAGAGCTGCGCAAAGCGCTTGATAGAATATACCGGCTCATCAACGCGCCGGACAGCGACGATGTGCTGATCACTTCCGGCGCGACCGAGGCGAATAATCACGTTATCAAGTCCGTGTTCTGGGACGGGGTACGAGCCCCGGGCGGAGCCGTAGGGCGGCGCGGGGATCATTACATCACGACCAATATTGAACACCCGACGGTTTACAACACGTTTCAGTATCTGGAAAAAATGGGCGCGCGGGTCACCTATTTACCCTGCGATAAAAACGGCTTGATTTCCGCCGAGCAGGTCAAGGCCGCGCTGACAGACCAGACCGCG
The sequence above is drawn from the Candidatus Margulisiibacteriota bacterium genome and encodes:
- a CDS encoding helix-turn-helix domain-containing protein; its protein translation is MSIARYADLKYTPKDLGARITQLRKKKRLSMYALAMNAGLDDTIILRSENAKREPTIGTMLKIIDGLEISPAEFFKPFTEC
- a CDS encoding type II toxin-antitoxin system Phd/YefM family antitoxin → MPVIRKSADLRNKYSEISDFCHKYKEPVFITRNGDGDLAVMSLETYEAMSGRRELYALINEGLEQVRQGKTKPAKEALAALRKKLRI
- a CDS encoding helix-turn-helix domain-containing protein, yielding MDKEFTNAELKRLLSKKLETLRRQSGQTIETTADSLDLAISEYFRFLKGQRLPHLLTLLRLSKKYGVTLDWWFGGLNDLPGTRQGFRQKSFELQGLSLLKKVEPRLHRAVLAALKAFVQNISPAR